CAGATTTTGAACCAGATTGCCACAAAAATGATGAAGGCCACCGAAGATTTGGTGCCGAATTGGCTACTGGCCACCCCAGACCCCAATGTGGCGGTCGGCAAGGCCTGTGAACCCTTCAAAGTAGAAATGGTGATTCGCGGTTACCTTTCGGGGCACGCTGCAAGAGAGTACAAAGCAGGTAGGCGAATGTTGTGTGGGGTGCCCATGCCCGAGGGCATTAGAGAGAACGACCCATTTCCTGAACCGATCATCACCCCAGCTACCAAAGCGGAAAAAGGCGACCATGACGAGGACATCTCCAAAGAGGAAATCCTTTCGCGCGGCATTGTATCAGAACTCGATTATACGGTTTTGGAAGAGTATACACGAAAACTATTTCAACGTGGCACCGAGATTGCGGCCGACCGCGGATTGATCCTTGTTGATACCAAGTATGAATTCGGAAAGACAAAAGAAGGGGAAATCGTTTTGATAGATGAAATACACACACCAGATTCCTCACGTTACTTTTATGCGGAAGGATACCAAGAACGTCAAGAAAAGGGTGAGCCCCAAAAGCAGCTTTCAAAAGAATTTGTGCGACAGTGGTTGATTTCCAACGGATTTCAGGGGCTTAAAGGTCAGAAAGTTCCTGAAATGGGCGATGAATATATCACATCCGTCTCAGAACGGTATATTGAACTCTACGAAAGCATCATGGGAGAAACCTTTCAAAAAGCCGATGTCTCGAACATACATGAGCGTATTGGCCAAAATATTGCCTCCTATTTGAATTCTATTTCTTGATAGGCCCATTCAAGAAGACTTTACCAGTGTTTTTATATCTTTCAGCATAAATCAATTCAGTGAAGAATTCCAACCACAAAAAATACTGGCGTGAGAACCTAAAATACCTTGCCATCCTGCTTTCCATTTGGTTCTTGGTCTCTTACGGCTTCGGTATCCTTCTTGTCGATGAATTGAACACGATTCGCTTGGGTGGTTTTAAACTCGGTTTTTGGTTTGCCCAACAGGGAAGCATCTACGTGTTTGTAGTCCTCATTTTTGTGTATGTATGGTTGATGAACAGACTTGATAAAAAATACAAACTCAACGAATGATGGATATTCAAACTTGGACGTTCATTATCGTTGGTCTCACATTTGCCCTATATATAGGCATTGCTATTTGGTCACGTGCCGCTTCTACCAAAGATTTCTATGTGGCCGGTGGTGGCGTATCGCCTTTGGCCAATGGGCTTGCAACCGCAGCCGATTGGATGTCGGCCGCCTCTTTTTTGGGCATGGCCGGGATTATCGCGTTTTCAGGTTATGACGGCTCTGTCTATCTGATGGGCTGGACTGGCGGTTATGTGCTCTTGGCATTGCTATTGGCCCCTTATCTTAGAAAATTTGGCAAATTCACGGTTCCAGATTTTATAGGTGACCGCTATTATTCGAATGTGGCACGCACGGTTGCGGTAATTGCCGCTTTGTTTGTATCGTTTACCTATGTGGCCGGGCAGATGCGTGGAGTAGGGGTAGTCTTTTCAAGATTTTTGGATGTTGAGGTGAATACCGGGGTCTTTATCGGTATGGCGGTAGTGCTTTTCTATGCTTTTTTGGGAGGAATGAAGGGCATCACCTATACCCAAGTGGCCCAATATTGTGTACTGATTTTTGCCTTTATGGTGCCGGCCATTTTTATTTCGTTGATGGCCACCGGCAATCCAGTGCCCCAAATCGGCTTCGGCTCCACCGGAAGCGATGGGGTCTATTTGTTGGACAAGCTTGACGGACTTATGACCGAACTGGGCTTTACGGCCTATACTGATGGGTCAAAGGCCAAAATCGATGTCTTTTTTATCACTGCCGCGTTGATGTTGGGTACGGCAGGATTGCCACATGTAATCATTCGTTTTTTTACAGTACCCAAGGTAAAAGACGCCCGAAAGTCTGCGGGTTATGCCCTATTGTTCATCGCTATTCTGTACACAACGGCACCCGCCATTGCGGTCTTTGCCCGCACCAATCTGATGGAAACGGTGCAAGACACACCGTATCAAGAAATTCCGGCGTGGTTCACGAAATGGGAAGATACAGGACTCATAGCATGGACAGATAAAAATGATGATGGCAAAATACAGTACCTGCCCGGTACCGCCATCAACGGAAAAAAGCCTGAGTTTATTGAAACAAGGGGCTTGTTGGGGCAACGAGTCATTAGAAATGCCAGTACCTCGCCAAATGAGCTTTACATCGATCGGGATATTACGGTGCTGGCAAACCCTGAGATTGCCGGGCTGCCCAACTGGGTGATTGCCTTGGTGGCCGCAGGTGGATTGGCAGCGGCGCTTTCCACAGCAGCAGGCTTATTATTGGTGATTTCGACCTCAATTTCACATGACCTGATCAAAAAACAATTTGCCAAGAACATGTCGGATAGAAAAGAATTGTTGATTGCACGAATTTCTGCTTTTTTCGCAGTAATCGTGGCCGGATATTTTGGCATCAACCCTCCAGGGTTTGTGGCCTCTGTGGTGGCCCTGGCCTTTGGTCTTGCCGCTTCTTCGTTCTTTCCGGCCATTGTCATGGGTATTTTCAGTAAGCGCATGAACCGAGAGGGCGCCATTTCAGGTATGGTGGCAGGTCTGGCCATTACCACCTACTACATTGCCCGTTTCAAATTGGGTTGGATTGGCAACCCAGAAACCAGTACTGCCGATGATTGGTGGTTTGGCATTTCGCCCGAAGGGTTTGGTACCTTGGGTATGTTGGTGAACTTTGTAGTGGCCATTGCCGTATCACATTTTTTTCCTGCGCCGCCACAAGATGTTCAAGAAATAGTTGAAAACATTCGAATACCCAGTGGTGTGGGTGAGGCCCAAGGACATTAATAATGAATTGATTTCAAATTCTTTTTGATCAGGAGGTAGAATTTCCCAATAATTTTTAAATTGACAAGGCCTAACCACACTTCATTAAATAAACAAAACGGGTATACACTATGATTGAATTAAGGCCCCTGAGGAAGCAGGGGATTTCAATGGTTTACAAAGTCTTTTTGATTGCTTTTTTGTGCATCGCGGTATTGGGGTGCAAAGAAAATAAGGAGAAAGCGGAGAACTTGAGCATAACTGGTATTGAAACACCCAAAGGTGTTGATAACATTGCCTATAAATGGGGAGAAATGGCGTTGACAGCAACCGCCAAAGATACTGATAGGTTTCAGCCAAGGCCAACGGTCACCTCAAGATATTTAGGATTGATTTTTGTTTCGGTCTTTGATGCATGGTCTCGATATGATGATAAAGCGATTCCGGTTTATCTCGAGGGAGTTGAAAGAAGACCTGAAAGTGAACAAACCTTGAAGAATAAAGAAATCGCTATTAGTTATGCCGCCTTTCGTGCCATGAACGAGTATTATTACTCTGACAAAGAATTGTTTGCTGGTTTTATGGAAGAATTGGGGTTGGACCCCTCAAACGAGTCTTTGGACCCAACAACGCCAGAGGGTATCGGAAATTTAGCCGCGAAGGCAGTCATTGAGGCCCGCAAAGGCGACGGTTCAAATCAATACGGGGAAGAAGAGGGTTCAAATGGGGAGCCCTATTTCAACTACACTGGCTACGAACCCGTTAACTCTGCAGATGAAAATGTAGACCCCAACCGTTGGCAGCCCAAATACTTTTCTGATGGAAAAGGAGGTAAATTTGCTCCCGGTTGTCTTACGCCTTTTTGGGACAAGGTGGAACCGATAGCTCTAAAATCAGCAGACCAATTTAGACCTGGCCCTCCACCCATGATAGGATCTGAGCAATTGGAAAGAGAGGTCAAAGAGGTCATTGAGATGCAGGCAAATTTGACTGACGAGCAAAAAGCATTGGTGGAGTTTATGAGAGATGGTCCACAATCAGTGCAGCAAGCTGGACATTGGTTGAAATTTGCTCAAGATGTTTCGCGAAGAGACAACCACACTCTTGATGAAGATGTAAAAATGTATTTCTACAACCAAGTGGTGGCCATGGATGGCTTTATTGCCTCTTGGGATTCAAAAATGTACTATGACTATGCCAGACCCTACGCTTTGGTTCATAAATACTACGAAGATCAAAAAATCAAGGCATGGGGCGGTGAAGGTAAGGGTATGATGGAGATAGATGGTTCGCAATGGCGGCCTTACTCTCCAGAAACTTTTTTGTGTCCTCCTTTTCCAAGCTATGTGTCGGGTCATAGTACGATAAGCGGTGGCTGTGCGGAAGCTTTGAAGCTTTGGACGGGTAGTGATCATTTTGGAGAGGAGGTCGAATTGGTCGCAGGGGCGCTCACCGAACCCGATAATTTGGGCGATACGGTAGTCCTTAAGTTTCCAACCTTCACTGAAACTGCTGAGATGGCCGGTATATCAAGGGTTTTGGGCGGTTATCACATTCAGGCCGATAATGTTGCCGGTCTTGAGCTTGGGCGAAATGTAGCCAAAGAAGTTTGGAAGTTCTATAAAAAGCATGTGGGCGAAGAATAGGGTTTATTGTGATCTTTACATTATAAAAATTCCTTCCCTTCAGATGAGTGAAGGTGGATTCCGCACATGCGTAAGACGGAAGGATTGACTTTTTACAATCCTTTCCGACCTTACTTTGTTCGGCCACTTTTCCCTGACCAGGGGAAAGGAGCTGAAATCTGATTCTCGAAGTCATTCGTGTACCAAGCGGGAATGGTGAGGCAAAAATAAGTTTAACAGTTTCCCCACTTTTTCCCGCCAAAGGCGAAAAACCACCCCTTGCCATATGCGGCCAAAACTCGAATAGGTTGGCGGACAGGTTTGTCTAAAGAAGAGAGCCCGAAATGGTTGAAAATTCTTCTTTTTCCCTATTTTTAAGGTTCACGAAAATCCAATAAAGACGCATGAGCAACTACCATATCAAACACCTCGAAGAATATTTTCAGGTCTATCGCAAGTCGGTTCGCAATCCCGAGGCCTTTTGGGAAGAAATAGCCGAAGAACACTTTGTTTGGCGAAAACGCTGGAACAAGGTGCTCAAGTGGGATTTTTCCAAACCTGAAATTAAATGGTTTAATGGGGCCCAACTCAATATCACCGAAAATTGCCTTGACCGCCATTTGCACATACGGGGCGACAAAACGGCCATATTGTTCGAGCCAAACGACCCGAAAGAAGAGGCGCAGCATATTACCTACAGGCAATTGCACCAACGGGTATGCAAGATGGCCAATGTTTTAAAGGATGAAGGGGTAAAAAAGGGCGATAGGGTCTGCATTTACCTCCCAATGATTCCTGAACTTGCCGTTTCGGTCTTGGCCTGTGCCCGTATCGGGGCCATACATTCAGTGGTGTTCGCCGGTTTTTCATCCACGGCATTGGCCACACGTATCAATGACTGCGATGCCAGCATGGTCATTACCTCCGATGGTTCTTTTCGGGGAAACAAGACCATTGATCTCAAAGGTATTGTAGACGAAGCACTTAATCATTGCCAAGGCATTAAAACGGTATTGGTCGTTAAGCGAACAGGTGGAAAAGTTGATATGAAAAAGGGGCGCGACCATTGGTTGCAACCATTGTTGGACAAAGCCTATGCCGATTATACGGCTGAAATCATGGAAGCCGAAGACCCATTGTTCATTCTCTATACCTCTGGCTCAACAGGAAAGCCAAAGGGAATGATGCACACCACGGCAGGTTATATGGTCTACACGGCCTATACCTTTAAGAATGTTTTCCAGTACCGAGAAGATGATGTGTACTGGTGTACGGCCGATATTGGCTGGATCACTGGTCATTCGTACATCGTTTACGGTCCGTTGGCCAACGGGGCCACAACGGTCATGTTCGAGGGCGTGCCCTCCTATCCCGATTTTGGACGTTTCTGGGAAGTCGTAGAAAAGCACAAGGTCACACAATTTTATACCGCACCTACGGCCATTCGGGCCTTGGCAAAAGAAAACCTTGATTTTGTGACCAAACACGATTTGTCAAGCCTAAAGGTGCTCGGCACGGTGGGCGAACCCATTAACGAAGAGGCATGGCATTGGTACAACGATCATGTCGGCGAGAAGAAATGCCCGATAGTCGATACGTGGTGGCAAACCGAAACAGGGGGTATATTGATTTCGCCCATTCCGTTTTCAACACCGACCAAACCAACGTACGCCACACTCCCCTTGCCAGGGGTTCAACCGGCTTTAATGGATGAAAACGGCAATGAAATTACCGGAAACCAAGTAGATGGCCGTTTGTGCATCAAATTTCCGTGGCCGGCAATAGCGCGAACCATTTGGGGCGACCATAAGCGTTATAAAGACACCTATTTTTCAGCATTCAAGAATATGTACTTTACCGGAGATGGTGCTTTGCGCGATGAGGTGGGCTATTATCGCATCACGGGGCGTGTTGATGATGTAATTATTGTCTCGGGTCATAATTTGGGAACGGCACCTATAGAAGATGCCATCAACGAACACCCTGCCGTTGCCGAGTCTGCCATCGTGGGCTTTCCCCACGATATCAAGGGCAATGCCCTTTATGGTTACATCATTTTGAAGGAAACAGGCGAGTCTCGCGACCGTGAAAACCTAAAGAAAGAAATCAACCAGGTCATTACCGAACATATTGGCCCGATTGCCAAGTTGGATAAAATCCAGTTCGTGCCCGGACTGCCCAAAACGCGAAGTGGCAAGATCATGCGGCGTATCCTCAGAAAAATTGCCTCTAAAGACACCTCCAATCTCGGGGATACCTCCACGCTGTTGAACCCAGAGGTGGTGCAAGAAATTATGGACGGAGCCCTCTAAAACTAAAAGAAAGAGGTTTTTGGTTTTTTGAACAGGTCCGAGAGCTTTTCGGGTTTGAGAATACCAACGATTTCCATAAAGGCAATGGCCGTTATATAGGCATCTCCCAAGGCGGTATGGCGGTCTTCCATCGGTATGCTGAATTTTTGTGCCAGATCATCAAGTGTATAATGTTGCTTTTTGTACACCATGGGGCTGGGCAATAGGGTTCTTTTGTACAGGTCAGCAGTGTCGAGCACTTTGTTCTTTAGTTTCGGCAGCCCCTTGCGCTGCAACATCTGATTGATCATTTCAACGTCGAACATTACATGGTGGCCCACGATGATGTGGTTTTTGATATAGGAGAGCAGCAGTTTGATGGCCTCTTTTTCAGAAATCTTTTTTTCCTGCTCTTTTTTAAGGATGCCGTGCACCTTGGCATTTTGGCCTTTGTAGTTTTTGCGCTTGATGAATACCTCTAGACTATCACCTACCCGAAACTGCATATTTTGAAGCTTGAGAAGACCGATCGACAGTATCTTGTGCCGTTTTGGGTTCATGCCGGTGGTTTCTGTATCGAGAACTACAAAAACAGCCTCTTCAAGTGTTTTTGGTGGATCGCTCTCAAAACAGGCCGTGTACGCTTTCCAGAATTCTGGATGTTCTTTCGTCTCTTTTTTCTTGAACAGTTGCATCATACCGAGATAGCTGAGGTTTGAAAACGTACCGAGATCAGTTCCTGCAATTCTTTGATGGTCTTAAAGGTACGCTTCAACTTTACTTTTTCTTCTTTTGAAAGCTTGTCCAAGGCAATAAACCGACCCGAGTCGTTGTGCAATAGTCCTTGCTTGGTACGAAATTTCAACAGGGCCTTGCTAGCGTACGAACAGGCCATGTACAGTTCTTTGTTCTGGGGCTCTAACGTTGCCAATTTTTCAAAGCGCTCTGCTGTATTGTTGATGGATTTTACCGCATGCGATAGAATCAACACACGGGCACCATCTACCAAGGGCATCAAGGCCCGCTGCTTAAGGTCGAAGAAATCTTTGTGGGCACCGTCTTGTTCTACCAAAAAAGAA
This portion of the Flagellimonas lutaonensis genome encodes:
- a CDS encoding phosphoribosylaminoimidazolesuccinocarboxamide synthase — its product is MPNTLMHTNFTFQGQLSVYKGKVREVYRLKNDILVMIATDRLSAFDVVMPKGIPYKGQILNQIATKMMKATEDLVPNWLLATPDPNVAVGKACEPFKVEMVIRGYLSGHAAREYKAGRRMLCGVPMPEGIRENDPFPEPIITPATKAEKGDHDEDISKEEILSRGIVSELDYTVLEEYTRKLFQRGTEIAADRGLILVDTKYEFGKTKEGEIVLIDEIHTPDSSRYFYAEGYQERQEKGEPQKQLSKEFVRQWLISNGFQGLKGQKVPEMGDEYITSVSERYIELYESIMGETFQKADVSNIHERIGQNIASYLNSIS
- a CDS encoding DUF4212 domain-containing protein codes for the protein MKNSNHKKYWRENLKYLAILLSIWFLVSYGFGILLVDELNTIRLGGFKLGFWFAQQGSIYVFVVLIFVYVWLMNRLDKKYKLNE
- a CDS encoding sodium:solute symporter family protein, translated to MDIQTWTFIIVGLTFALYIGIAIWSRAASTKDFYVAGGGVSPLANGLATAADWMSAASFLGMAGIIAFSGYDGSVYLMGWTGGYVLLALLLAPYLRKFGKFTVPDFIGDRYYSNVARTVAVIAALFVSFTYVAGQMRGVGVVFSRFLDVEVNTGVFIGMAVVLFYAFLGGMKGITYTQVAQYCVLIFAFMVPAIFISLMATGNPVPQIGFGSTGSDGVYLLDKLDGLMTELGFTAYTDGSKAKIDVFFITAALMLGTAGLPHVIIRFFTVPKVKDARKSAGYALLFIAILYTTAPAIAVFARTNLMETVQDTPYQEIPAWFTKWEDTGLIAWTDKNDDGKIQYLPGTAINGKKPEFIETRGLLGQRVIRNASTSPNELYIDRDITVLANPEIAGLPNWVIALVAAGGLAAALSTAAGLLLVISTSISHDLIKKQFAKNMSDRKELLIARISAFFAVIVAGYFGINPPGFVASVVALAFGLAASSFFPAIVMGIFSKRMNREGAISGMVAGLAITTYYIARFKLGWIGNPETSTADDWWFGISPEGFGTLGMLVNFVVAIAVSHFFPAPPQDVQEIVENIRIPSGVGEAQGH
- a CDS encoding vanadium-dependent haloperoxidase, translated to MIELRPLRKQGISMVYKVFLIAFLCIAVLGCKENKEKAENLSITGIETPKGVDNIAYKWGEMALTATAKDTDRFQPRPTVTSRYLGLIFVSVFDAWSRYDDKAIPVYLEGVERRPESEQTLKNKEIAISYAAFRAMNEYYYSDKELFAGFMEELGLDPSNESLDPTTPEGIGNLAAKAVIEARKGDGSNQYGEEEGSNGEPYFNYTGYEPVNSADENVDPNRWQPKYFSDGKGGKFAPGCLTPFWDKVEPIALKSADQFRPGPPPMIGSEQLEREVKEVIEMQANLTDEQKALVEFMRDGPQSVQQAGHWLKFAQDVSRRDNHTLDEDVKMYFYNQVVAMDGFIASWDSKMYYDYARPYALVHKYYEDQKIKAWGGEGKGMMEIDGSQWRPYSPETFLCPPFPSYVSGHSTISGGCAEALKLWTGSDHFGEEVELVAGALTEPDNLGDTVVLKFPTFTETAEMAGISRVLGGYHIQADNVAGLELGRNVAKEVWKFYKKHVGEE
- the acs gene encoding acetate--CoA ligase gives rise to the protein MSNYHIKHLEEYFQVYRKSVRNPEAFWEEIAEEHFVWRKRWNKVLKWDFSKPEIKWFNGAQLNITENCLDRHLHIRGDKTAILFEPNDPKEEAQHITYRQLHQRVCKMANVLKDEGVKKGDRVCIYLPMIPELAVSVLACARIGAIHSVVFAGFSSTALATRINDCDASMVITSDGSFRGNKTIDLKGIVDEALNHCQGIKTVLVVKRTGGKVDMKKGRDHWLQPLLDKAYADYTAEIMEAEDPLFILYTSGSTGKPKGMMHTTAGYMVYTAYTFKNVFQYREDDVYWCTADIGWITGHSYIVYGPLANGATTVMFEGVPSYPDFGRFWEVVEKHKVTQFYTAPTAIRALAKENLDFVTKHDLSSLKVLGTVGEPINEEAWHWYNDHVGEKKCPIVDTWWQTETGGILISPIPFSTPTKPTYATLPLPGVQPALMDENGNEITGNQVDGRLCIKFPWPAIARTIWGDHKRYKDTYFSAFKNMYFTGDGALRDEVGYYRITGRVDDVIIVSGHNLGTAPIEDAINEHPAVAESAIVGFPHDIKGNALYGYIILKETGESRDRENLKKEINQVITEHIGPIAKLDKIQFVPGLPKTRSGKIMRRILRKIASKDTSNLGDTSTLLNPEVVQEIMDGAL
- a CDS encoding PolC-type DNA polymerase III, with amino-acid sequence MMQLFKKKETKEHPEFWKAYTACFESDPPKTLEEAVFVVLDTETTGMNPKRHKILSIGLLKLQNMQFRVGDSLEVFIKRKNYKGQNAKVHGILKKEQEKKISEKEAIKLLLSYIKNHIIVGHHVMFDVEMINQMLQRKGLPKLKNKVLDTADLYKRTLLPSPMVYKKQHYTLDDLAQKFSIPMEDRHTALGDAYITAIAFMEIVGILKPEKLSDLFKKPKTSFF